One part of the Hyalangium ruber genome encodes these proteins:
- a CDS encoding SDR family NAD(P)-dependent oxidoreductase, translating into MGSLDGKIAVVTGGGSGIGFAIAERFAREGAQVVIAGRRKERLAAAVEKLGHGARAVQTDVADEAQVQRLIDSVPRVDLLVTCAGGAVFGPVEQVPPQSWREMFEGRFFGQLSACHYAVPKMRPGSTIILCSGIAGHAALVNYSGGAGLCGEVNAMGRSLAVELAPKGIRVNVLSPGLTRDTAIDWGVPPEKVGDFLAGLTRQVPLKRPGTVHDMADAAFFLAA; encoded by the coding sequence ATGGGCTCGTTGGACGGAAAGATCGCAGTGGTGACGGGAGGCGGCTCGGGAATTGGCTTCGCCATCGCCGAACGCTTTGCCCGCGAGGGCGCGCAGGTGGTCATCGCCGGCCGGAGGAAGGAGCGGCTGGCGGCGGCGGTGGAGAAGCTCGGGCACGGCGCCCGGGCCGTGCAGACGGACGTCGCCGACGAGGCCCAGGTCCAGCGGCTCATCGACTCGGTGCCTCGGGTCGACTTGCTGGTGACGTGCGCCGGGGGAGCGGTGTTCGGTCCCGTCGAGCAAGTGCCACCCCAGTCCTGGCGCGAGATGTTCGAGGGCCGCTTCTTCGGCCAGCTCTCTGCCTGTCATTACGCCGTTCCGAAAATGCGGCCGGGTAGCACCATCATTCTGTGCTCGGGCATCGCGGGCCACGCGGCCCTGGTGAACTACTCCGGCGGCGCGGGCCTGTGCGGCGAGGTCAACGCCATGGGCCGCTCCCTGGCGGTCGAGCTGGCTCCCAAGGGCATCCGCGTGAACGTCCTGTCCCCCGGCTTGACGCGCGACACGGCCATCGACTGGGGCGTTCCCCCCGAGAAGGTGGGTGACTTCCTGGCGGGCCTCACCCGGCAGGTTCCGCTCAAGCGCCCGGGCACCGTCCACGACATGGCGGATGCGGCGTTCTTCCTGGCGGCGTGA